A single window of Aphidius gifuensis isolate YNYX2018 linkage group LG1, ASM1490517v1, whole genome shotgun sequence DNA harbors:
- the LOC122849623 gene encoding fidgetin-like protein 1 isoform X3, producing the protein MKMKSKSVLDHQRTCLAVKYLTAKSKSDEISIELAKKGFSDISKSLQSNKSFIDTVLTIKPKQINFQSGLKSPEDILQFIKPLPCQTEKKNTCKENNMSPTDRTVEKIINCWVKKSAPESPRRKIYKAEIKMDDDNNDDDKTSNSGSTKRFEKRQQFNKLYNNYQKKNKTSFTDIEESEQEPNTSRPQYHQEYRTAKTELALQKKTKQQQTQQYPQRKTVGNKSNNSLNAKFLCPFQRDKEKTQENTQVDEEMEFEDERLKNIDPKMIELIKNEIMDSGALVKWDDVAGLEQAKRIIKEIVVLPMLRPDIFTGLRRPPKGILLFGPPGTGKTLIGKCIASQSKSTFFSISASSLTSKWIGEGEKMVRALFAVARVHQPSVIFIDEIDSLLTQRSETEHESSRRIKTEFLVQLDGATTGEEDRILVIGATNRPHELDEAARRRFVKRLYVPLPEHGARKQIVENLLSNERHNLKCSDINNIAECSKNYSGADMANLCKEASMGPIRSIPFDMMENISKDDVRPVTKDDFDHALTLVRPSVSQSDLGIYVKWDSTYGSGTAEIK; encoded by the exons ATGAAGatgaaaa GTAAAAGTGTTTTAGATCACCAACGTACTTGTTTGGCAGTTAAATATCTCACTGCTAAATCAAA GTCAGATGAAATATCAATAGAATTGGCAAAAAAAGGTTTTTCAGATATTTCCAAAAGTCTGCAATCTAACAAATCATTCATTGATACTGTACTGACAATAAAACccaaacaaattaattttcaatcagGGTTAAAAAGTCCTGAGGATATCCTTCAGTTCATTAAGCCTCTTCCTTgtcaaacagaaaaaaaaaatacatgtaaagaAAACAATATGTCACCAACTGACCGAACAGTagagaaaattataaactgTTGGGTTAAAAAATCAGCACCTGAATCGCCACGcaggaaaatttataaagcagAAATTAAAATGGATGATGataacaatgatgatgataaaacttCAAATAGTGGCAGCACTAAAAGATTTGAAAAGCGACAGCAATTCAATAAGCTATAtaacaattatcaaaaaaagaataaaacaaGTTTTACAGATATTGAAGAATCAGAACAAGAGCCAAATACTTCAAGACCCCAGTATCATCAGGAATATCGTACAGCAAAAACAGAACTtgcacttcaaaaaaaaacgaaacaaCAGCAAACACAACAATATCCACAAAGAAAAACAGTTGGTAATAAAAGCAACAATTCATTGAACGCTAAATTTCTATGTCCATTCCAAcgagataaagaaaaaacacaaGAAAATACACAAGTTGATGAAGAGATGGAGTTTGAAGatgaaagattaaaaaatattgatccTAAAATGATTGAACTAATCAAGAATGAAATAATGGATTCTGGAGCATTGGTCAAATGGGATGATGTTGCTGGACTTGAACAAGCTAAACGCATTATTAAAGAAATTGTTGTTCTACCAATGTTAAGACCTGACATATTCACTGGTTTACGAAGACCACCGAaaggtattttattattcggTCCACCAGGAACTGGAAAAACTCTCATCGGTAAATGTATTGCATCTCAAagtaaatcaacatttttttcaatatcagcTAGTTCATTAACATCAAAATGGATTGGTGAAGGTGAAAAAATGGTGAGAGCATTGTTTGCTGTTGCTCGTGTTCATCAACCatcagttatttttattgatgaaattgattCCCTTCTTACTCAACGATCAGAAACTGAGCATGAAAGTTCGAGAAGAATAAAAACTGAATTTTTGGTGCAACTTGATGGTGCAACAACTGGTGAAGAAGATAGGATTTTAGTTATTGGTGCTACGAATCGTCCACATGAATTAGATGAAGCAGCCAGGCGTAGATTTGTTAAACGGCTTTATGTTCCATTACCTGAGCATGGAGCTAGAAAACAAATTGTTGAGAATTTATTGAGCAATGAAAGACATAATTTGAAGTGTtctgatattaataatattgctgaatgttcaaaaaattattctggAGCTGACATGGCTAATCTTTGTAAAGAGGCAAGCATGGGACCAATTAGAAGTATACCATTTGACATGATGGAAAACATTTCCAAAGATGATGTTCGTCCAGTAACAAAGGATGATTTTGATCATGCACTTACACTTGTTAGACCAAGTGTTTCACAGTCTGATTTGGGAATTTATGTCAAGTGGGATAGTACTTACGGCAGTGGCACTGctgaaatcaaataa
- the LOC122849623 gene encoding fidgetin-like protein 1 isoform X1 — translation MDEDEKYKNETIGIAKNFLPSYHELKFSYPGKSVLDHQRTCLAVKYLTAKSKSDEISIELAKKGFSDISKSLQSNKSFIDTVLTIKPKQINFQSGLKSPEDILQFIKPLPCQTEKKNTCKENNMSPTDRTVEKIINCWVKKSAPESPRRKIYKAEIKMDDDNNDDDKTSNSGSTKRFEKRQQFNKLYNNYQKKNKTSFTDIEESEQEPNTSRPQYHQEYRTAKTELALQKKTKQQQTQQYPQRKTVGNKSNNSLNAKFLCPFQRDKEKTQENTQVDEEMEFEDERLKNIDPKMIELIKNEIMDSGALVKWDDVAGLEQAKRIIKEIVVLPMLRPDIFTGLRRPPKGILLFGPPGTGKTLIGKCIASQSKSTFFSISASSLTSKWIGEGEKMVRALFAVARVHQPSVIFIDEIDSLLTQRSETEHESSRRIKTEFLVQLDGATTGEEDRILVIGATNRPHELDEAARRRFVKRLYVPLPEHGARKQIVENLLSNERHNLKCSDINNIAECSKNYSGADMANLCKEASMGPIRSIPFDMMENISKDDVRPVTKDDFDHALTLVRPSVSQSDLGIYVKWDSTYGSGTAEIK, via the exons ATGGATGAAGatgaaaagtataaaaatgagACAATTGGCATtgccaaaaattttttaccatcttatcatgaattaaaattttcttatccAGGTAAAAGTGTTTTAGATCACCAACGTACTTGTTTGGCAGTTAAATATCTCACTGCTAAATCAAA GTCAGATGAAATATCAATAGAATTGGCAAAAAAAGGTTTTTCAGATATTTCCAAAAGTCTGCAATCTAACAAATCATTCATTGATACTGTACTGACAATAAAACccaaacaaattaattttcaatcagGGTTAAAAAGTCCTGAGGATATCCTTCAGTTCATTAAGCCTCTTCCTTgtcaaacagaaaaaaaaaatacatgtaaagaAAACAATATGTCACCAACTGACCGAACAGTagagaaaattataaactgTTGGGTTAAAAAATCAGCACCTGAATCGCCACGcaggaaaatttataaagcagAAATTAAAATGGATGATGataacaatgatgatgataaaacttCAAATAGTGGCAGCACTAAAAGATTTGAAAAGCGACAGCAATTCAATAAGCTATAtaacaattatcaaaaaaagaataaaacaaGTTTTACAGATATTGAAGAATCAGAACAAGAGCCAAATACTTCAAGACCCCAGTATCATCAGGAATATCGTACAGCAAAAACAGAACTtgcacttcaaaaaaaaacgaaacaaCAGCAAACACAACAATATCCACAAAGAAAAACAGTTGGTAATAAAAGCAACAATTCATTGAACGCTAAATTTCTATGTCCATTCCAAcgagataaagaaaaaacacaaGAAAATACACAAGTTGATGAAGAGATGGAGTTTGAAGatgaaagattaaaaaatattgatccTAAAATGATTGAACTAATCAAGAATGAAATAATGGATTCTGGAGCATTGGTCAAATGGGATGATGTTGCTGGACTTGAACAAGCTAAACGCATTATTAAAGAAATTGTTGTTCTACCAATGTTAAGACCTGACATATTCACTGGTTTACGAAGACCACCGAaaggtattttattattcggTCCACCAGGAACTGGAAAAACTCTCATCGGTAAATGTATTGCATCTCAAagtaaatcaacatttttttcaatatcagcTAGTTCATTAACATCAAAATGGATTGGTGAAGGTGAAAAAATGGTGAGAGCATTGTTTGCTGTTGCTCGTGTTCATCAACCatcagttatttttattgatgaaattgattCCCTTCTTACTCAACGATCAGAAACTGAGCATGAAAGTTCGAGAAGAATAAAAACTGAATTTTTGGTGCAACTTGATGGTGCAACAACTGGTGAAGAAGATAGGATTTTAGTTATTGGTGCTACGAATCGTCCACATGAATTAGATGAAGCAGCCAGGCGTAGATTTGTTAAACGGCTTTATGTTCCATTACCTGAGCATGGAGCTAGAAAACAAATTGTTGAGAATTTATTGAGCAATGAAAGACATAATTTGAAGTGTtctgatattaataatattgctgaatgttcaaaaaattattctggAGCTGACATGGCTAATCTTTGTAAAGAGGCAAGCATGGGACCAATTAGAAGTATACCATTTGACATGATGGAAAACATTTCCAAAGATGATGTTCGTCCAGTAACAAAGGATGATTTTGATCATGCACTTACACTTGTTAGACCAAGTGTTTCACAGTCTGATTTGGGAATTTATGTCAAGTGGGATAGTACTTACGGCAGTGGCACTGctgaaatcaaataa
- the LOC122849623 gene encoding fidgetin-like protein 1 isoform X2, translating to MHIPTPCKSVLDHQRTCLAVKYLTAKSKSDEISIELAKKGFSDISKSLQSNKSFIDTVLTIKPKQINFQSGLKSPEDILQFIKPLPCQTEKKNTCKENNMSPTDRTVEKIINCWVKKSAPESPRRKIYKAEIKMDDDNNDDDKTSNSGSTKRFEKRQQFNKLYNNYQKKNKTSFTDIEESEQEPNTSRPQYHQEYRTAKTELALQKKTKQQQTQQYPQRKTVGNKSNNSLNAKFLCPFQRDKEKTQENTQVDEEMEFEDERLKNIDPKMIELIKNEIMDSGALVKWDDVAGLEQAKRIIKEIVVLPMLRPDIFTGLRRPPKGILLFGPPGTGKTLIGKCIASQSKSTFFSISASSLTSKWIGEGEKMVRALFAVARVHQPSVIFIDEIDSLLTQRSETEHESSRRIKTEFLVQLDGATTGEEDRILVIGATNRPHELDEAARRRFVKRLYVPLPEHGARKQIVENLLSNERHNLKCSDINNIAECSKNYSGADMANLCKEASMGPIRSIPFDMMENISKDDVRPVTKDDFDHALTLVRPSVSQSDLGIYVKWDSTYGSGTAEIK from the exons ATGCACATCCCTACTCCTT GTAAAAGTGTTTTAGATCACCAACGTACTTGTTTGGCAGTTAAATATCTCACTGCTAAATCAAA GTCAGATGAAATATCAATAGAATTGGCAAAAAAAGGTTTTTCAGATATTTCCAAAAGTCTGCAATCTAACAAATCATTCATTGATACTGTACTGACAATAAAACccaaacaaattaattttcaatcagGGTTAAAAAGTCCTGAGGATATCCTTCAGTTCATTAAGCCTCTTCCTTgtcaaacagaaaaaaaaaatacatgtaaagaAAACAATATGTCACCAACTGACCGAACAGTagagaaaattataaactgTTGGGTTAAAAAATCAGCACCTGAATCGCCACGcaggaaaatttataaagcagAAATTAAAATGGATGATGataacaatgatgatgataaaacttCAAATAGTGGCAGCACTAAAAGATTTGAAAAGCGACAGCAATTCAATAAGCTATAtaacaattatcaaaaaaagaataaaacaaGTTTTACAGATATTGAAGAATCAGAACAAGAGCCAAATACTTCAAGACCCCAGTATCATCAGGAATATCGTACAGCAAAAACAGAACTtgcacttcaaaaaaaaacgaaacaaCAGCAAACACAACAATATCCACAAAGAAAAACAGTTGGTAATAAAAGCAACAATTCATTGAACGCTAAATTTCTATGTCCATTCCAAcgagataaagaaaaaacacaaGAAAATACACAAGTTGATGAAGAGATGGAGTTTGAAGatgaaagattaaaaaatattgatccTAAAATGATTGAACTAATCAAGAATGAAATAATGGATTCTGGAGCATTGGTCAAATGGGATGATGTTGCTGGACTTGAACAAGCTAAACGCATTATTAAAGAAATTGTTGTTCTACCAATGTTAAGACCTGACATATTCACTGGTTTACGAAGACCACCGAaaggtattttattattcggTCCACCAGGAACTGGAAAAACTCTCATCGGTAAATGTATTGCATCTCAAagtaaatcaacatttttttcaatatcagcTAGTTCATTAACATCAAAATGGATTGGTGAAGGTGAAAAAATGGTGAGAGCATTGTTTGCTGTTGCTCGTGTTCATCAACCatcagttatttttattgatgaaattgattCCCTTCTTACTCAACGATCAGAAACTGAGCATGAAAGTTCGAGAAGAATAAAAACTGAATTTTTGGTGCAACTTGATGGTGCAACAACTGGTGAAGAAGATAGGATTTTAGTTATTGGTGCTACGAATCGTCCACATGAATTAGATGAAGCAGCCAGGCGTAGATTTGTTAAACGGCTTTATGTTCCATTACCTGAGCATGGAGCTAGAAAACAAATTGTTGAGAATTTATTGAGCAATGAAAGACATAATTTGAAGTGTtctgatattaataatattgctgaatgttcaaaaaattattctggAGCTGACATGGCTAATCTTTGTAAAGAGGCAAGCATGGGACCAATTAGAAGTATACCATTTGACATGATGGAAAACATTTCCAAAGATGATGTTCGTCCAGTAACAAAGGATGATTTTGATCATGCACTTACACTTGTTAGACCAAGTGTTTCACAGTCTGATTTGGGAATTTATGTCAAGTGGGATAGTACTTACGGCAGTGGCACTGctgaaatcaaataa
- the LOC122849782 gene encoding galactoside alpha-(1,2)-fucosyltransferase 2-like isoform X2, protein MGIFEKYSTSKINKPNHHTKISSYEQVLCRGGSLNKKKYIINNNKFVPIEWINSCPKYGIVSATQGGRLGNQIFQYASVWATARKTGLDPFLPRCILKTLEEHFDNLSIPPLSYIGTCTIDVGQVVSSLGQWNSTEQNIIIPRYAAYWSLILLWLDDVRREFTFRLALKLYADKILKKISIKFNTTDPTYVGVHVRRTDYVDYLWQKLKIRPAPVRYYLTAMDYFHNKYENVIFVIASDSINWCKFNLNSKKHRISLISDINARGPGKDLAVLAACNHSIIDYGTYGSFAAILTGGETISYNVTTYFSTMIADIMPNWRIMS, encoded by the exons ATgggaatatttgaaaaatattcgacttcaaaaattaacaag CCGAATCATCatacaaaaatatcatcatatgAACAAGTACTCTGTCGTGGTggtagtttaaataaaaaaaaatatattattaataataataaatttgtgcCAATTGAATGGATAAATTCATGTCCAAAATATGGAATCGTATCAGCAACACAAGGTGGTAGATTAGgaaatcaaatatttcaatatgcATCTGTTTGGGCAACTGCAAGAAAAACAGGTCTCGATCCTTTTTTACCAAgatgtatattaaaaacattagAGGAACATTTTGACAATCTTAGTATACCGCCACTTAGTTACATTGGTACATGCACAATTGATGTTGGACAAGTTGTATCATCGCTTGGACAATGGAATAGTACTgagcaaaatattattattcctcg atatgCAGCATACTGGAGTTTAATTCTTCTTTGGCTTGATGATGTTCGTCGTGAATTTACATTTAGATTAGCTCTCAAATTATACgctgataaaatattgaaaaagatttcaataaaatttaatacaactGATCCAACATATGTTGGTGTACATGTACGAAGAACGGATTATGTAGATTATCTTtggcaaaaattaaaaatacgcCCAGCACCAGTACGTTATTATTTAACAGCAAtggattattttcataataaatatgaaaatgttATATTTGTGATTGCAAGCGATTCAATTAATTGgtgtaaattcaatttaaatagtaaaaaacaCAGAATTAGTTTGATATCAGATATAAATGCACGTGGACCAGGCAAAGATCTTGCTGTTTTAGCTGCTTGTAATCATAGTATTATAGATTATGGTACTTACGGGTCATTTGCAGCAATTTTAACGGGTGGCGAAACAATTTCATACAATGTTACtacttatttttcaacaatgatTGCAGATATTATGCCAAATTGGAGAATTATgagttga
- the LOC122849782 gene encoding galactoside alpha-(1,2)-fucosyltransferase 2-like isoform X1, with translation MSRAQQHILAIAIVLAVIVVCGIHVFLFPMYTTNQPNHHTKISSYEQVLCRGGSLNKKKYIINNNKFVPIEWINSCPKYGIVSATQGGRLGNQIFQYASVWATARKTGLDPFLPRCILKTLEEHFDNLSIPPLSYIGTCTIDVGQVVSSLGQWNSTEQNIIIPRYAAYWSLILLWLDDVRREFTFRLALKLYADKILKKISIKFNTTDPTYVGVHVRRTDYVDYLWQKLKIRPAPVRYYLTAMDYFHNKYENVIFVIASDSINWCKFNLNSKKHRISLISDINARGPGKDLAVLAACNHSIIDYGTYGSFAAILTGGETISYNVTTYFSTMIADIMPNWRIMS, from the exons atgagTCGTGCACAGCAGCATATTTTAGCAATCGCAATCGTACTAGCTGTAATAGTGGTATGTGGAATACATGTTTTCTTATTTCCTATGTACACAACAAATCAGCCGAATCATCatacaaaaatatcatcatatgAACAAGTACTCTGTCGTGGTggtagtttaaataaaaaaaaatatattattaataataataaatttgtgcCAATTGAATGGATAAATTCATGTCCAAAATATGGAATCGTATCAGCAACACAAGGTGGTAGATTAGgaaatcaaatatttcaatatgcATCTGTTTGGGCAACTGCAAGAAAAACAGGTCTCGATCCTTTTTTACCAAgatgtatattaaaaacattagAGGAACATTTTGACAATCTTAGTATACCGCCACTTAGTTACATTGGTACATGCACAATTGATGTTGGACAAGTTGTATCATCGCTTGGACAATGGAATAGTACTgagcaaaatattattattcctcg atatgCAGCATACTGGAGTTTAATTCTTCTTTGGCTTGATGATGTTCGTCGTGAATTTACATTTAGATTAGCTCTCAAATTATACgctgataaaatattgaaaaagatttcaataaaatttaatacaactGATCCAACATATGTTGGTGTACATGTACGAAGAACGGATTATGTAGATTATCTTtggcaaaaattaaaaatacgcCCAGCACCAGTACGTTATTATTTAACAGCAAtggattattttcataataaatatgaaaatgttATATTTGTGATTGCAAGCGATTCAATTAATTGgtgtaaattcaatttaaatagtaaaaaacaCAGAATTAGTTTGATATCAGATATAAATGCACGTGGACCAGGCAAAGATCTTGCTGTTTTAGCTGCTTGTAATCATAGTATTATAGATTATGGTACTTACGGGTCATTTGCAGCAATTTTAACGGGTGGCGAAACAATTTCATACAATGTTACtacttatttttcaacaatgatTGCAGATATTATGCCAAATTGGAGAATTATgagttga